The sequence TCCTTTTCTTTATATTTTGGGAACTAGAACTTATTCCAATGTATTTTATAATTTCTGTTTGGGGTTCAGGTAATAAAGAATACTCTGCAATGAAATTTGTGATATATACATTATTGGGATCGGCTTTTATGTTGGTTGGTTTATTGATAACAGGGTTATCGGTAGGCAATTTTAATATAGAACAACTTTCAACTATAACATTGACTGACGATAATTTCTTAGTATCCCCAGTTTATGTATTCATAATGTTTTTTGTTGCTTTTGCAATAAAGTTACCTTCATGGCCCCTTCATTCTTGGCTTCCTGATGCTCATACAGATGCACCAACAGCAGGGAGTGTGATACTTGCTGGGGTTTTAATTAAAATGGGTGGTTACGGGATTATAAGAATTTGTGTGCAAATATTTCAACAAGAAGCAAAAGATTTATCGTTGTTATTGGTGTTTTTGGGGGCCTTTAGTTTAGTTTACGGCGCTATTATTACTTTTAGACAAACAGATATAAAAAAACTTATTGCATTCAGTAGTGTAAGCCACATGGGTATAGTGTTATTGGGAATTAGTGCATACAAATCTGATAATGTAGAAGTTGCATCATTTGGATTAGAAGGCGCTGCGTTACAAATGTTCACTCACGGAACAATAACCGGTTTGTTATTTCTTTCAATAGGTTTGATATATGATCGACTTCACACAAGAGAAATAAAACAATTACAAGGTCTTGTTTATCAGGCACCAATAATAAGCTTATTTTTTGTAATAGCATCTATGGCCTCATTGGGATTACCTGGGTTAAGTGGATTTGTTGCAGAAGTAACTGTTTTTATGGCAGCCTTTGCAGTCTGGAATTGGTTTACCGTGATTAGCGTTTTTTCGATAGTCCTCACAGCAGGATATATGTTGTGGCTAGTTCAAAGAGTAATTTTTGGAGATAATAATGGAACAGAAAAGAATTTACCCAAACTTTCATCATATGAATATGTTCCTGCTTTATTACTTGTTATTTCAATCATAGCAATAGGTGTATATCCTAATATTATTTTTGAATATTTTGAGCAAGGTGTTATTGCTTTTGTGAATAATACAATAGGAGTTTAAATTAATGGATGTAGCAGATTTAATATACCTAGGAAGTGAATTAATTGTTGCAATAACTGCTACTTTGATGCTTCTGATGGGCATTTTTTCTGGAAGATATGTGCTTGCTAAAATCATTTCATTGTTTGGTATACTAAGTGGCTTAATTTATGCCATTGGACTATGGTTTATTCCTTCGACTTATGTTTTTTATAATACAATACATGCAAACCAATTCAGTGTATTTTTTAAAGTACTTGTTTTGGCAACTTTGTTTTTGATTATTTTAGGTTCTTACGAGTATTCTAAGTATTTTGGAAAACTTAAAGTAGAATATATTAGTTTAATGATGTATTCAGCAGTAGGCATGATGCTCCTGCCTGCAACTAACGATTTTATTACAGCATATATAAGTCTTGAATTAATTTCACTTCCATTGGTTGCAGTAATTGCAATGACTAAAGAAGAAAATTCTATTGAAGCAAGTTTAAAATTTTTAATAATTAGTGCTATAAGTTCTGCATTTTTATTGTATGGAATAGTCCTCCTATACGGATTTAGTGGCTCAACTAATTTTGATGTTATTGCACATATTTTGTCAGGAAGAAGTGTTGATTCCAATGTTTCAATTGTATTAATAGCTATTTTATTTATTATAGGCGGTGTGGGATTCAAGGTAGGGATTGTTCCATTTTATATGTGGATTCCTGATGTATATCAAGGAGCACCAACTCCAGT comes from SAR202 cluster bacterium and encodes:
- a CDS encoding NADH-quinone oxidoreductase subunit M, which gives rise to MLTILIFIPILGALIIPLIRNNSNYIKFWALIITGLELLISVFMLINFDLSKNGYQFVESYEWIPSLGISYHLGVDGLSLPLVFLTTLLFVCAISISIPIKTRVAEYFFWFLVLETSVLGVFVSLDLVLFFIFWELELIPMYFIISVWGSGNKEYSAMKFVIYTLLGSAFMLVGLLITGLSVGNFNIEQLSTITLTDDNFLVSPVYVFIMFFVAFAIKLPSWPLHSWLPDAHTDAPTAGSVILAGVLIKMGGYGIIRICVQIFQQEAKDLSLLLVFLGAFSLVYGAIITFRQTDIKKLIAFSSVSHMGIVLLGISAYKSDNVEVASFGLEGAALQMFTHGTITGLLFLSIGLIYDRLHTREIKQLQGLVYQAPIISLFFVIASMASLGLPGLSGFVAEVTVFMAAFAVWNWFTVISVFSIVLTAGYMLWLVQRVIFGDNNGTEKNLPKLSSYEYVPALLLVISIIAIGVYPNIIFEYFEQGVIAFVNNTIGV